A window of Trichomycterus rosablanca isolate fTriRos1 chromosome 5, fTriRos1.hap1, whole genome shotgun sequence contains these coding sequences:
- the LOC134314228 gene encoding calcium homeostasis modulator protein 2-like: MAALIAENFKFASLFFKSKDVVIFNGFIALGTVASQTAYNIFAFECPCSSQRNYLYGLAAIGAPALALFLIGIMLNRNTWDLVSECRIRKCRKFSMASAFSLLGSILGRAAVAPVTWSVISLLRGEAYLCALSEFVDPQSLENFPSIQSQNVMAQFPCKDVPAELLRFWGQIERRLKYESQLLGWLIIAVISLTVFLMLCLKRCCSPLGHQQEAYWSSYRANESSIFQRTADVHSKIRAAESVKNFFGFVALEKEEKELLAVSQGAKNFIPSKEWNRITGVYLYRENTGVPLYSRLNKWSSYEIGNNHEEMEKEMDAMIGV, encoded by the exons ATGGCTGCGCTGATCGCAGAAAATTTTAAATTTGCTTCTCTTTTCTTTAAGAGCAAGGATGTTGTGATCTTCAATGGCTTCATAGCCCTGGGAACGGTGGCTAGTCAGACAGCATATAACATCTTTGCTTTTGAATGCCCCTGTTCATCACAACGAAATTATCTCTATGGACTAGCTGCTATTGGGGCACCGGCTCTAGCTTTATTTCTCATTGGGATAATGCTCAATCGAAATACCTGGGACCTTGTTTCAGAGTGTCGTATCCGAAAATGCCGAAAGTTCTCGATGGCTTCGGCCTTTAGTCTGCTAGGTTCCATACTGGGCCGAGCAGCAGTGGCTCCTGTTACCTGGTCCGTCATATCACTTCTACGAGGGGAAGCCTATCTTTGTGCACTAAGTGAGTTTGTGGACCCTCAGTCTTTGGAAAACTTTCCTTCCATTCAAAGTCAAAATGTCATGGCCCAGTTTCCCTGTAAGGACGTGCCTGCTGAGCTGCTGCGCTTTTGGGGACAGATTGAACGTCGTCTCAAGTACGAATCTCAG TTGTTGGGCTGGTTGATAATAGCTGTTATCTCTCTCACCGTGTTCCTGATGCTGTGTTTGAAGCGCTGCTGCTCTCCACTGGGCCACCAGCAGGAAGCATACTGGTCCAGCTATCGTGCGAACGAGAGCTCCATTTTCCAGCGCACTGCTGATGTTCACTCCAAGATCCGTGCTGCTGAAAGTGTCAAAAATTTCTTTGGATTTGTGGCACTGgagaaggaggagaaggagCTTTTGGCGGTGTCTCAAGGTGCCAAAAATTTTATTCCCAGTAAGGAGTGGAACCGTATCACTGGAGTTTACTTGTACAGAGAGAACACAGGCGTTCCACTGTACAGCCGCCTTAATAAATGGTCCAGTTATGAAATTGGAAACAACCATGAAGAAATGGAGAAAGAGATGGATGCCATGATAGGGGTTTAA